One region of Wyeomyia smithii strain HCP4-BCI-WySm-NY-G18 chromosome 3, ASM2978416v1, whole genome shotgun sequence genomic DNA includes:
- the LOC129731418 gene encoding DNA repair and recombination protein RAD54-like has protein sequence MRKSLAPSRSFPLSPVNGAFKSPVSVCSKRNRECRERSSRGHSKDAEPPPTKLSASEYEMMILKILTRPFKIPIPNYIPEHTTRCLGMKRPAARRALHDPYACNALVLFSPEELSEHDRLKMDTNKMQVHVVVDPLLGNILRPHQREGVKFMYECVTGKRGDFQGCIMADEMGLGKTLQCITLLWTLLRQSPDCKPTIGKAVIVCPSSLVKNWYKEFGKWLGCRVNCLAMDGGSKEHTIKELEQFMANQSLRHGTPVLIISYETFRLYANILNNSEIGAVLCDEGHRLKNCENLTYQALMGLKTKRRVLLSGTPIQNDLTEYYSLLHFVNPGMLGSTNEFRRQFETPILRGQDANSTESERQKAAERLQELSALVNRCMIRRTSSLLTKYLPVKFEMVICIKMSEIQTELYKNFLQSDSIRRCVQEKNGAKASLTALSNITALKKLCNHPDLIYEKIQERADGFEKAHKILPSNYNSKDLRPELGGKLMLLDCMLASLKMNTDDKIVLVSNYTQTLDLFEKLCRKRGYAYVRLDGTMTIKKRGKVVDEFNKPDSKEFIFMLSSKAGGCGLNLVGANRLVMFDPDWNPANDEQALARVWRDGQKKPCFIYRLLATGTIEEKIFQRQTHKKALSNTVVDNDEDGERHFTQDDLKDLFRIDESTISDTHAIFKCKRCLNNVQVKLPPEDSDCTSDLMHWYHCSNNKGIPDDIIFKCWDITKCISFVFHHRSNSAVVEQQIAEQKRMEALKTKDDLKEEKTDDYREDEEEEVENDGSCSEDDQDEDFVP, from the exons atg CGAAAAAGTCTTGCTCCCAGTCGAAGCTTCCCGCTTTCGCCTGTAAATGGTGCTTTTAAAAGTCCGGTCTCGGTTTGCAGTAAGCGTAATCGAGAATGCCGAGAACGGTCATCTCGAGGCCATTCCAAAGATGCGGAGCCACCGCCTACTAAACTATCGGCATCCGAATACGAAATGATGATACTAAAAATCCTGACCCGCCCATTTAAAATTCCCATACCGAATTACATCCCAGAACATACGACCCGTTGCCTTGGCATGAAACGGCCGGCAGCCCGCAGAGCGCTACATGATCCATACGCCTGCAATGCTTTAGTGTTATTTAGCCCAGAAGAACTTTCTGAACACGATCGGTTAAAAATGGATACGAACAAAATGCAGGTTCACGTCGTCGTGGATCCACTGCTGGGGAATATTTTACGACCACATCAGCGTGAAGGTGTAAAGTTCATGTATGAATGTGTCACCGGAAAACGTGGGGATTTTCAGGGCTGCATCATGGCTGATGAAATGGG ACTCGGCAAGACGCTACAATGTATTACCCTCCTTTGGACGTTACTGCGGCAAAGTCCGGACTGCAAGCCTACAATTGGGAAAGCAGTTATCGTTTGCCCGAGCTCATTAGTAAAAAACTGGTATAAGGAATTCGGTAAATGGCTTGGCTGTCGTGTGAACTGCTTGGCTATGGACGGTGGATCGAAGGAACACACTATTAAGGAGTTGGAACAGTTTATGGCTAACCAAAGTTTACGCCACGGGACACCAGTATTGATCATCAGTTATGAGACTTTTCGTCTCTAtgcaaatattttaaacaattcgGAAATAGGAGCTGTTCTTTGTGACGAGGGACATCGATTAAAAAACTGTGAGAATCTCACGTATCAAGCGTTAATGGGACTTAAGACCAAACGCAGAGTTCTTCTATCAGGGACTCCCATTCAGAACGATTTAACTGAATACTACAGTTTGTTGCATTTCGTTAATCCTGGAATGCTGGGAAGTACAAAT GAATTTCGTCGTCAATTCGAAACTCCGATTTTACGAGGGCAGGATGCGAATTCCACTGAATCTGAGCGACAAAAAGCTGCAGAACGTCTTCAAGAACTGTCTGCACTGGTGAATCGTTGTATGATCCGGCGAACGTCTTCCTTGCTGACAAAGTATCTTCCAGTGAAGTTTGAAATGGTTATCTGTATAAAAATGTCTGAAATTCAAACCGAACTGTACAAAAATTTTCTTCAATCGGACTCGATTCGTCGCTGCGTGCAGGAGAAGAACGGGGCAAAAGCTAGTCTTACTGCGCTGTCGAACATCACAGCGCTGAAGAAGCTTTGCAATCACCCagatttgatatatgaaaagatTCAAGAACGAGCTGATGGTTTTGAAAAGGCACACAAAATTTTGCCCAGTAATTACAATTCGAAAGATTTACGACCTGAGTTAGGAGGAAAATTGATGTTGCTAGATTGTATGCTAGCTAGCTTGAAAATGAACACTGACGACAAGATAGTTCTGGTTTCAAACTACACACAGACCTTGGACTTGTTCgagaaactttgtcgaaaacgagGATACGCATACGTTCGTCTAGATGGAACaatgacaattaaaaaacgAGGCAAAGTCGTGGATGAGTTCAATAAACCTGATTCAAAGGAATTTATCTTTATGCTCAGTTCAAAAGCGGGTGGTTGTGGCCTAAATCTGGTTGGAGCTAATCGCTTAGTTATGTTCGATCCAGATTGGAATCCAGCTAATGACGAGCAAGCGCTGGCTCGTGTTTGGCGTGATGGACAAAAGAAACCATGTTTTATATATCGACTCTTAGCG ACCGGGACAATAGAGGAAAAAATATTCCAGCgtcaaacacacaaaaaagcgCTCTCTAACACAGTTGTAGACAACGATGAGGATGGAGAACGACACTTTACCCAAGATGATCTGAAAGATCTATTTCGGATCGACGAATCCACAATCTCCGACACTCATGCAAT ttttaaatGTAAACGGTGTCTTAACAACGTTCAAGTTAAACTTCCCCCTGAGGACAGTGATTGCACATCCGATTTAATGCACTGGTATCACTGTTCCAACAATAAAGGCATTCCAGATGATATCATTTTTAAGTGCTGGGACATCACCAAATGCATTTCATTTGTATTCCATCACCGATCCAACAGTGCCGTTGTAGAGCAACAAATTGCCGAACAGAAACGTATGGAAGCATTGAAAACTAAAGATGATctgaaagaagaaaaaaccgACGATTACCGCGAAGATGAGGAAGAAGAAGTAGAAAATGATGGTTCATGTTCTGAAGATGACCAGGATGAGGATTTCGTTCCGTGA